In the genome of Pseudomonas protegens, one region contains:
- a CDS encoding GNAT family N-acetyltransferase — protein sequence MSSITLFQAPPPEAIQSQIQQMVVDYITDISALAIAPSNPLYNLYQYGVGYEVHLYLQAMDGSRGIAVELVVATDTQDPEQVLGFTLYLPLKDDPQACAVAYMAVLQSHRRQGIARQMLEAMRARYPHAELACHVAKVACFEALGFQLLSARGPQVLMNTRDHGSDGLLAVLDVAPIYQSVEVRQIHTYLLAQHGRKAMLEAEKKRDRQLDQMTRQAQALVRERLGEAALYNARAPQLIA from the coding sequence ATGTCCAGCATCACCCTGTTCCAAGCCCCGCCGCCCGAAGCCATCCAGAGCCAGATCCAGCAGATGGTGGTGGACTACATCACCGACATCAGCGCGCTGGCCATCGCCCCCAGCAACCCGCTGTACAACCTTTACCAGTACGGCGTCGGCTACGAGGTGCACCTGTACCTGCAGGCCATGGACGGTTCCCGGGGGATCGCGGTCGAGCTGGTGGTGGCCACCGACACTCAGGACCCTGAGCAGGTGCTGGGCTTCACCCTTTACCTGCCGCTCAAGGACGATCCCCAGGCCTGCGCCGTGGCCTACATGGCGGTGCTGCAAAGCCATCGACGCCAGGGCATTGCCCGGCAGATGCTGGAGGCCATGCGTGCGCGTTACCCCCATGCCGAGCTGGCCTGCCACGTGGCCAAAGTGGCGTGCTTCGAGGCCCTGGGCTTTCAACTGCTGAGCGCCCGCGGCCCGCAGGTGCTGATGAATACCCGCGACCATGGCAGCGACGGCCTGCTGGCGGTACTCGACGTGGCGCCGATCTACCAATCGGTGGAAGTGCGGCAGATCCACACCTACCTGCTGGCCCAGCACGGGCGCAAGGCCATGCTGGAGGCGGAGAAAAAGCGCGACCGGCAGCTGGACCAGATGACGCGCCAGGCCCAGGCGCTGGTGCGCGAGCGCTTGGGCGAGGCCGCGCTGTACAACGCGCGCGCTCCCCAATTGATCGCCTGA
- a CDS encoding MFS transporter — translation MSAVETSSTAAETPQQTRKRLRKVAAATIFGSMLEWYDFYLYATMAAIVFSKIFFDNSNPKSATLMAFSTFAIGFIARPFGGILFGYLGDKFGRKQVLVLTFCLMGVCTALIGLIPSYASIGIWAPILLVAIRIIQGLGAGAELSGAAVTSYEHASEGKRGSQGAWPALGLNLGLLLSSLTIYLLTINGNEFLLAGGWRIPFVCSIVLVAVGLWVRNSIPETPEFKELSKESQKAKPSPLTALFKNDLKGLAVVFFVAIGYNALSYIFKTFSLAYLTQYKNVDVHVTSLSVTIASLIAIVAVPFFGWLCDKWSSKAVLVLGGVFSLLFAYPFLALLNTGDSLMIYIAIGVGTGILAPMMFAPQGSFLSRQFPTATRSSGFGTGREIGTAIAGGLAPLGALSLVTASATHSTDGVVIILAVAAVLVVVFALCDQGRKHSAFKN, via the coding sequence ATGAGCGCAGTTGAAACCAGCAGTACTGCAGCGGAAACCCCACAACAAACCCGGAAACGCCTGCGCAAGGTCGCGGCGGCCACCATCTTCGGCTCGATGCTGGAGTGGTACGACTTCTACCTCTACGCCACCATGGCGGCCATCGTCTTCTCGAAGATCTTCTTCGATAACAGCAACCCGAAAAGCGCCACGCTGATGGCCTTCTCGACCTTTGCCATCGGCTTTATCGCCCGGCCCTTCGGCGGCATCCTGTTCGGCTACCTGGGGGATAAGTTCGGCCGCAAGCAGGTGCTGGTGCTGACCTTCTGCCTGATGGGCGTGTGCACCGCGCTGATCGGCCTGATCCCCAGCTACGCCTCGATCGGCATCTGGGCGCCGATCCTGCTGGTGGCGATCCGCATCATCCAGGGCCTGGGCGCCGGCGCCGAACTGTCCGGCGCGGCGGTCACCTCCTATGAACACGCCAGCGAAGGCAAGCGCGGCAGCCAGGGTGCCTGGCCGGCGCTGGGGCTGAACCTGGGCCTGCTGCTGTCGTCGCTGACCATCTACCTGCTGACCATCAACGGCAACGAGTTCCTGCTGGCCGGCGGCTGGCGCATTCCGTTCGTGTGCAGCATCGTCCTGGTGGCAGTGGGCCTGTGGGTGCGCAACAGCATTCCGGAAACCCCGGAGTTCAAGGAACTGAGCAAGGAAAGCCAGAAGGCCAAGCCCTCGCCGCTCACTGCGCTGTTCAAGAATGACCTCAAGGGCCTGGCGGTGGTGTTCTTCGTCGCCATTGGCTACAACGCCCTGAGCTACATCTTCAAGACCTTCTCCCTGGCCTACCTGACCCAGTACAAGAACGTCGATGTGCACGTCACCTCGCTGTCGGTGACCATCGCCAGCCTGATCGCCATCGTCGCCGTGCCGTTCTTCGGCTGGCTGTGCGACAAGTGGAGCAGCAAGGCGGTGCTGGTGCTCGGCGGGGTGTTTTCGCTGCTGTTCGCCTACCCGTTCCTGGCCCTGCTCAACACCGGCGACAGCCTGATGATCTACATCGCCATTGGCGTGGGCACCGGCATCCTGGCGCCCATGATGTTCGCGCCCCAGGGCTCGTTCCTCAGCCGCCAGTTCCCCACCGCCACCCGCTCCTCGGGGTTCGGCACCGGGCGCGAAATCGGCACCGCGATCGCCGGCGGCCTGGCGCCGCTGGGGGCCCTGTCCCTGGTCACCGCCTCGGCCACTCACTCCACCGACGGCGTGGTGATCATCCTCGCCGTGGCCGCCGTGCTGGTGGTGGTGTTCGCCCTGTGCGACCAGGGCCGCAAGCACTCGGCCTTCAAGAACTGA
- a CDS encoding DeoR/GlpR family DNA-binding transcription regulator → MQNLHSVAELPSLRRQKILLLLERDGKVLAAELSRHFAVSEDTIRRDLAELDAAGLVLRVHGGALPRPKDSGKDYFTRVGEINEAKLRLAQYAVRWVQDGQTVMFDSGSTTLHIAQSLPADIRLTAVTASPLIAVALAEYPGVKVILAGGQLNPATLSVSGHQALHMIQGIKADLMFTGVCAIHPEIGISSLHFDEVPLKQAMFDSAAQVIAVTTADKLGAMEPFVVVPCNRLQRMLTEQQVASGDIEDYRRLGIEVVQI, encoded by the coding sequence ATGCAAAACCTGCATTCGGTAGCCGAGCTGCCATCCCTGCGTCGGCAAAAGATCCTGCTTCTACTCGAACGCGACGGCAAGGTCCTGGCCGCCGAGCTGAGCCGGCACTTCGCGGTGTCCGAAGACACCATCCGCCGCGATCTGGCCGAACTGGATGCCGCCGGCCTGGTGCTGCGGGTCCACGGAGGCGCGCTGCCGCGACCCAAGGACAGCGGCAAGGACTACTTCACCCGGGTCGGCGAAATCAATGAGGCGAAGCTGCGCCTGGCGCAATATGCGGTGCGATGGGTGCAGGACGGCCAGACGGTGATGTTCGATTCCGGCTCCACCACCTTGCATATCGCCCAGTCCCTGCCGGCCGATATCCGTCTGACCGCGGTCACCGCCTCGCCGCTGATTGCCGTGGCCCTGGCCGAGTACCCGGGGGTCAAGGTGATCCTTGCCGGTGGCCAGCTCAACCCGGCGACCCTGTCCGTCAGTGGCCATCAAGCGCTGCACATGATCCAGGGAATCAAGGCCGACCTGATGTTCACCGGGGTCTGTGCGATCCATCCGGAGATCGGCATCAGCTCGTTGCATTTCGATGAAGTGCCGCTCAAACAGGCGATGTTCGACAGTGCTGCGCAAGTCATCGCCGTGACCACCGCCGACAAGCTGGGGGCCATGGAGCCCTTTGTGGTGGTGCCGTGCAATCGCCTGCAGCGGATGCTCACCGAACAGCAGGTGGCGAGCGGCGACATCGAGGATTACCGGCGCCTGGGAATCGAGGTGGTGCAGATCTGA